Sequence from the Dehalococcoidia bacterium genome:
TATTTCCGTCATCACTTCACAGGTTCTTCGTCGGGTAGCCCAGCAGGTCTTTGACCACCTTGAGCGTCAGCATGATCTCGTAGCCGGCGATGCCGTCGACGGCGCCCAGTTCGCCGCTGATGAAGCCGGACAGCTCATCGGTATTGCGGAAGACGCCCCAGGCGATCAGGTCGTAGGGGCCGGTGGTCAACATAGCGTAGTGCACGTTGGCGTATGAAGCCAGCTTATCGGCCACGGCGTCGAGCATGCCGGGCATGGTCTTCATGCCGATCATGGCGCGGACGTTGTAGCCCAGGGCGCGGGGGTCGGCGATGGCCACGATCCTGATAATGCGCTCATCGAGCAGGCGCTTGAGCCTGCGGCGCACTGTGGTCTCGGAGGCATCGAGCTTCCTGGCGATGTCGGCCTGCGGCTGCTGCGGGTCGCTCTGCAGTTCGCGGATTATCATCAGGTCCAGCGCGTCCATGCCCGGTATCGATATCCCGTCCTTGGGAAGCTCGTCCGGCGTCATGAAGCTGAACGAGGCCTTGACCATCTTCAGCCCGATCATGGTATCGACGGCGCTCACGCCCGCGACGGCGCCGAGGCGGTTCATCATGAAGTCAGAGAGCCTATCGGTATCGGAGAAGACCGCACCCATGACGATGTCGTAGCGGCCGGCGAAGATTATCACGTTCCGCACCTCGGGCACGGAGGCCATCTCCTCAGCTACCGCTTTGACACTGTCCGGCAGCACCTTGAGGCCGAAGAGTACGCCCATCTTATAGCCCGCGGCCACCGGGTTGTGCACCGGGACTATCCTGACCACCTTTGTATCGAGCAGCTCCTGCAGGCGGTGCTGCACGGTGGAGCGGCTCCTGCCCAGCTTTTTAGCCAGATCGGTCGTCGTCTGCGTGGCATCCAGCGCCATCTCGCGCAGCAGCATGAGATCGAGCGGTTTTATGTCGCGGTGAAGCTCTTTTACCATCTGCCCCCCGTTGCGCCTATTTTACCATAAAAGCCGCATTTGCAATAGCTTTTTATCGTTTCCGCCACGATTTTAGTATCTAATTCGCATTTCCGCCACCATTAGCCGTCGTAATCCCGGTCGAACAAGGAGCGTCGCAATGATGGAGGCCGGTAGCAGGGGCACGGTCCTTCCAAGACAAGGCTGGTTGGAAGGATGCCCCTACGCATCGACGTATATAGAAAAGGGGGATCCATCATAGATTCTCTTTTTATAGATCGACATTACGTTTAGCGGAGGCCTTGATTCGGGTTAACACTGAGCTTATAATGCTGTAGCTAATGGAATACATTACAGCAATGAATAAGCCGGGCGCCTGTCCTTACGAATGATGTCGGACGGGCGCTCCTGGGAATAGGAGACAATCATGGCAGCAAAGAAGAACGACAGGGCGATAGAGAACGAAGGGACGTTTAATCCCGATTCGATAGAGTCGCTGCGGGCCGCCAACGAGCTGTTCACGCAATTCATGCGCCGCTCCCCGGTCTACGCCTACATCAAGTCGGTGACGCCGACCGAGAGCCGCATACTGCTGGCCAGCGACAATTATCAGCAGATGCTGGACATATCGAACCTGGATATCGTGGGCAAGACCATAGGCGAGCTGTTCCCTGCCGAGTTCGCCGAGAAGATAACCTCCGATGACTGGGTTGCCTTTGCCAACGGCAAGGTTCTGGCGCTGGACAAGTACATGAACGGGCGCAACTATGTCACCATAAAATTTCCCTTCGTACATGGGGATAAGAACATACTGGCGGGCTACATCGTCGACGTGACCGTGAACGAGCAGGCGCAGAAGGAGCTGCGGGAGAGCGAGGAGAACTTCCGCCTCAGCCACGATGAATCTCCCCTCGGGCTCTGCGTGGTCACCGCCGAGGGCGAGATACTCTACGCCAATCGGGCCCTGCTCGACATGTACGGCTTCGATAGCGATGAAGATCTCAAGGCGACGTCGCTGGAGGAGAAATACACTCCGGAGTGCTATGCCGAGCATCGTGTCAGGGAGGAGAGGCAGAGGCGCGGCGAGCAGGTCCCGTCGAACTACGAGATAGACATAATAGGCAAGGACGGACACATTCGCAATATCGAGGTGTTCAGGAAGGAAGTGCCGTGGAGCGGCGAGGTGCGGTTCCAGCTTTTCCATTACGATGTAACCGCGCGCAAAGAGGCGGATGATAAGCTGAGGCGCGGCGGCGAAGAACTGAAGGCGCGCGAGGAGATGCTGCGCGCGGATAGCGAGGCGCTGAGGGCGCGGGAGGAGGCGCTGCGTGCGGAGTCGGAATCGCTGAAGGGGCGGGAGGAGAGGCTGAGAGAAGATAGCGAGTCGCTCAGGTCGGGTGAGGAGAAGTTGCGTGTTGATAGCGAGGCGCTACGTGAGGACATGGAAAGATTGCTCTGCGAGAGGGAAACGCTGCAGGCGAGCGACGAGAAGCTGCGGGAGCAAAGGGAGAATATCAAGAAGGACAGGGGTGCGCTGCGCGCGGACAGGGAGAATTTGCAGGAAGAAATGAAGGCGCTGCGCGAAGAGTCCGATAAGCTGAAGGAGGAGACAGAATCGCTTGGAGTTCGCGAGGAGAATTTGAGGGAGGAGACCGTGGTGCTGCGTACGGGCCGGGAGAAACTGGAGCGTGATACCGATGCGCTGCGTGCGGGCGAGAGGAAGCTGCAGGCGGATAGCGAGTCGCTTAGCGTGCGCGAGTGTACGATGCGCATGGTGTTCGATGCCGCGGGTGCGGCCGTCGCGGTGACCGATATGACGGGGAAGATCGTCGACGTGAACAAGGCCTGGCTGGAGATGTCAGGCTACGGCGACAGGACGGAGGTCGTCGGCAAGAGCAGGCTCGACTTTGTCGGAGAAAATGACCGCGACATGTTTGCTGAGGGGCTGGCGGATGGCGAAGCCCCCGGAACGGGCTCTCCCGTTGAGATGACCATGCTGCGCAGGGACGGCGGCAGATATCTTTGCGAGGTAAGCAGCAGCGTGATGCGTGATGCGTCGGGTAAGGCAGCGGGACTGATTTACGTGGATAGGGACATCACCAAGCGCAGGACGGCGGAGCAGATGGTCCTGGCGTCGCTCGGGGAAAAGGAATTTCTGTTACAGGGTATCAACCGCCAGGCCGGTAACAACCTGAATGCCGTTATCGCGCTCATGGAAATGCAGCGTAGGACGGCGGAGAAGTCGATGTGGAGGCCGGCGCCTGTGATGACGCCTGCATATGTATCCGCCTTTGAGAACAGGATCAGGACGATGGCTCTCGTCCACGGACGGCTGGCTCAATCGACGAACATATCGCTAATCGATGTGCAGGATTACCTCGGAGCGCTGGTCTCCAACCTGCGAACGTCGCTGGAGGTATCTCCTGATATATCATGCTCCGTTAAAGCCGCGGGGATCGCTTTGAAGCCAGAAACCGCTGTTGCCGTCGGGATGGTTGTAAATGAGCTGGTTACCAACGCGTTCAAACACGCATTCCCGGATAACAAGCCGCAGTTCGGCGCCGACAAGTGCGAGGCGTCAGTCTCTCTAGAGAGGAAGGGCGAGGAACACATGCTGATAGTCGATGACAATGGAGTCGGCCTGCCCAAGAGCTTCAAGCTGTCCGCGACGCCTACGCTGGGCCTTCACCTGGTCAAGATGCTGGGTGTCGATCAGCTCGGCGGGAAACTGACACTGAACCGTACACGCGGGACACGCTATGTTCTGAGGTTCAAGGCTTAGTAGCGGGCTCGACATTGTAATCGGGTAGAAAATGCAGGGTCGACACAAATACGACCGGTCGACGGGAGCTAACACTTGAATTCCAGACGATTAAATTCAGAGAATTAAGTGTGTTCTGATGGGTTCCGTTCGGTTTAGTTTGATGCATAGACTACCTCCATTGTGTGATATAATCGTAGAATGGATGAAATAAAGCCCAAAGAAGATACAGAACTTATTTTAAAATCACACCAAAGTAAGAAGGAAAATAACTTACAGACAATAGTTTCTGCAATTAATGAAATAGACCCCGATAAATTAACTAAGGTTGTAGAAGCTGTTGTCGCACCGTTCCATAAAGCATCGAAACAGATGCGGCGAGAAATTATTATCGGTGTAGGAACTATTATGATCATCATCATCGGCGTACTATCTGCGCTTACCTTTATGAACTATATCGAACCAGCTTACCTCATCTTTTTTCTGACAACTGTATTTGGGTATATTATGGGCTTTGTTACTCGATTTTTTATTCACGATAAATAAAGCATCTAACCCCATAACGAACCCCAATATAAAGAAACATGTGGCAGAAATAGCAATATCCATCATTTAAACCTCAATCAAAGCATGATAGCCGAGAACTATATCCTTCCATGACTTGTATTGAAACGTCGATTTAGCCGCTTCCGCAGGTGTTTTGTTATTTAACGATTCATGCGGCCTAAAGAAGTTATAATGCA
This genomic interval carries:
- a CDS encoding Lrp/AsnC family transcriptional regulator; this translates as MVKELHRDIKPLDLMLLREMALDATQTTTDLAKKLGRSRSTVQHRLQELLDTKVVRIVPVHNPVAAGYKMGVLFGLKVLPDSVKAVAEEMASVPEVRNVIIFAGRYDIVMGAVFSDTDRLSDFMMNRLGAVAGVSAVDTMIGLKMVKASFSFMTPDELPKDGISIPGMDALDLMIIRELQSDPQQPQADIARKLDASETTVRRRLKRLLDERIIRIVAIADPRALGYNVRAMIGMKTMPGMLDAVADKLASYANVHYAMLTTGPYDLIAWGVFRNTDELSGFISGELGAVDGIAGYEIMLTLKVVKDLLGYPTKNL
- a CDS encoding PAS domain S-box protein, which gives rise to MAAKKNDRAIENEGTFNPDSIESLRAANELFTQFMRRSPVYAYIKSVTPTESRILLASDNYQQMLDISNLDIVGKTIGELFPAEFAEKITSDDWVAFANGKVLALDKYMNGRNYVTIKFPFVHGDKNILAGYIVDVTVNEQAQKELRESEENFRLSHDESPLGLCVVTAEGEILYANRALLDMYGFDSDEDLKATSLEEKYTPECYAEHRVREERQRRGEQVPSNYEIDIIGKDGHIRNIEVFRKEVPWSGEVRFQLFHYDVTARKEADDKLRRGGEELKAREEMLRADSEALRAREEALRAESESLKGREERLREDSESLRSGEEKLRVDSEALREDMERLLCERETLQASDEKLREQRENIKKDRGALRADRENLQEEMKALREESDKLKEETESLGVREENLREETVVLRTGREKLERDTDALRAGERKLQADSESLSVRECTMRMVFDAAGAAVAVTDMTGKIVDVNKAWLEMSGYGDRTEVVGKSRLDFVGENDRDMFAEGLADGEAPGTGSPVEMTMLRRDGGRYLCEVSSSVMRDASGKAAGLIYVDRDITKRRTAEQMVLASLGEKEFLLQGINRQAGNNLNAVIALMEMQRRTAEKSMWRPAPVMTPAYVSAFENRIRTMALVHGRLAQSTNISLIDVQDYLGALVSNLRTSLEVSPDISCSVKAAGIALKPETAVAVGMVVNELVTNAFKHAFPDNKPQFGADKCEASVSLERKGEEHMLIVDDNGVGLPKSFKLSATPTLGLHLVKMLGVDQLGGKLTLNRTRGTRYVLRFKA